A stretch of Vulpes lagopus strain Blue_001 chromosome 20, ASM1834538v1, whole genome shotgun sequence DNA encodes these proteins:
- the SON gene encoding protein SON isoform X5, producing MATNIEQIFRSFVVSKFREIQQELSSGRSEGQLNGETNTPNEGNQAGDAAASARSLPNEEIVQKIEEVLSGVLDTELRYKPDLKEASRKSRCVSVQTDPTDEIPTKKSKKHKKHKNKKKKKKKEKEKKYKRQPEESESKVKSHHDGNIDLESDSFLKFDSEPSAMALEHPVRAFGLSETSESPAVVLEPPVVSMEVSEPHTLETLKPATKTAELSVASTSVISVQSEQSVALTLEPSMTKILDSFTTAPVPTTTVVLKSPEPVVTMSMEYQMKPVLKSLETIPPEQSQIILEPPVAKGLESSETLVVSPEIPTEVHPEPSTSTVDFPESSATEGLPLPEQPIEVPSEIADSSMTRPQELLELPKTTALELPESSVASVMELPGPPATSKPELQGPPVTPVLELPGPSATPLPELPGPLSTPVPELLGPPATAVPELPGPSATSVPQLSQELPGLPAPSVGLEPPQEVPEPPVMAQELPGLPAVTAAVELPGQPAVTVAMELTEQPVTTSELEQPVGMTTVEHPGPPEVTTATGLLGQPEAAMVLELPGQPVATTALELPGQPSVTGVPELPGLPSATRALELSGQPVATGALELPGQLMATGALEFSGQSGAAGALELLGQPLATGVLELPGQPGAPELPGQPVATVALEISVQSVVTTELSTMTVSQSLEVPSTTALESYNTVAQELPTTLVGETSVTVGVDPLMAQESHMLASNTMETHMLASNTMDSQMLASNTMDSQMLASNTMDSQMLASSTMDSQMLATSSMDSQMLATSSMDSQMLATSSMDSQMLATSSMDSQMLATSSMDSQMLATSSMDSQMLATSSMDSQMLATSTMDSQMLATSTMDSQMLATSSMDSQMLASGTMDSQMLASGTMDAQMLASGTMDAQMLASSTQDSSMLGSKSPDPYRLAQDPYRLAQDPYRLGHDPYRLGHDAYRLGQDPYRLGHDPYRLTPDPYRMSPRPYRIAPRSYRIAPRPYRLAPRPLMLASRRSMMMSYAAERSMMSSYERSMMSYERSMMSPMAERSMMSAYERSMMSAYERSMMSPMAERSMMSAYERSMMSAYERSMMSPMADRSMMSMGADRSMMSSYSAADRSMMSSYSAADRSMMSSYTADRSMMSMAADSYTDSYTDTYTEAYMVPPLPPEEPPTMPPLPPEEPPMTPPLPPEEPPEGPALPTEQSALTAENTWPTEVPALPPEESVSLSEPSVSQSEMSEPSALPANYSVSASDPSVLASEAAVTVPEPPLEPESSVTATPVESAVVAEEHQIVPERAVTYMVSETPIMSAEPTVLTSEPSVMSETAETFDSMKASGHVASEVSLSLLEPAATNPEPSQNTLELPAMTVSELPAVAVPQPPTVTVPEPPTVAVLETPAVAIPDPIAVAVSDPVAVAVPEPPVEAVPETLALAESEHVTIPVPVSALEPTVPVLEPVVSVPQPNTVVSEPSVSVQESTVIISEPAVTVSEQTQVIPDEMVLESTPMILEPTVIKGVNILPGDQNLAPEIGIQEIPMHSDEEPHAEGHLKNDPYESENGTNIELNVNNHLVAKEMEQNTVSAASTGAVDEIGEGNILSISETKQCTVLDTCSSVSEADGGTLSSAGPLALEPDAMGTSKGIEFATESALSSVNKYDVEVSLTTQDTEHDMIISTSPSGGSEADIEGPLPAKDIHLDLPSNNFMSKDAEGPLPIKECDQTLAVALSPKESSGEDKEVTLPTKEILSDSGFSANIDDINEADLVRPLLPKDMERLTSLRAGIEGPLLASEVERDKSAASPVVISIPERASESSSEEKDDYEIFVKVKDTHEKSKKNKNRDKGEKEKKRDSSLRSRSKRSKSSEHKSRKRTSESRSRARKRSSKSKSHRSQTRSRSRSRRRRRSSRSRSKSRGRRSVSKEKRKRSPKHRSKSRERKRKRSSSRDNRKTVRARSRTPSRRSRSHTPSRRRRSRSVGRRSFSISPSRRSRTPSRRSRTPSRRSRTPSRRSRTPSRRSRTPSRRRRSRSVVRRRSFSISPVRLRRSRTPLRRRFSRSPIRRKRSRSSERGRSPKRLTDLNKAQLLEIAKANAAAMCAKAGVPLPPNLKPAPPPTIEEKVAKKSGGATIEELTEF from the exons ACCTGAAGGAGGCCTCCAGAAAAAGTAGATGTGTGTCTGTACAAACAGATCCTACTGATGAAATTCCCACCAAAAAGTCAAAGAAgcataaaaagcacaaaaataaaaagaagaaaaagaagaaagaaaaggaaaaaaagtataaaagacaGCCAGAAGAATCTGAGTCAAAGGTGAAATCACATCATGATGGGAACATAGATTTAGAATCAGATTCCTTTTTGAAGTTTGATTCTGAACCTTCAGCGATGGCACTGGAGCATCCTGTAAGAGCTTTTGGCCTTTCTGAGACCAGTGAATCTCCTGCAGTTGTGTTAGAGCCTCCTGTGGTGTCCATGGAGGTATCAGAGCCACACACCTTAGAAACTCTGAAGCCAGCTACAAAAACTGCAGAACTGTCAGTTGCATCAACATCAGTAATTTCAGTGCAGTCAGAGCAGTCTGTGGCACTCACGCTGGAACCATCCATGACAAAGATTCTGGATTCTTTTACAACGGCACCAGTGCCTACTACAACAGTAGTGCTAAAGTCACCTGAGCCAGTTGTAACAATGTCAATGGAGTATCAGATGAAGCCTGTGCTGAAATCTTTGGAGACCATACCTCCAGAGCAGTCACAGATCATATTAGAACCTCCAGTAGCAAAAGGGCTAGAGTCATCGGAAACCCTTGTGGTATCGCCTGAGATACCTACTGAGGTACATCCTGAGCCAAGCACATCAACAGTGGATTTTCCAGAGTCGTCTGCAACTGAAGGGCTCCCATTGCCAGAGCAGCCTATAGAAGTACCATCGGAGATTGCAGATTCATCCATGACAAGACCACAGGAGTTGCTGGAGCTGCCCAAGACCACGGCGTTGGAGCTGCCGGAGTCGTCGGTGGCCTCAGTGATGGAGTTGCCGGGGCCACCTGCGACCTCCAAGCCGGAGTTGCAGGGGCCCCCTGTGACTCCAGTGCTGGAGTTACCCGGGCCCTCTGCTACCCCATTGCCAGAGTTGCCAGGCCCCCTTTCTACCCCAGTGCCTGAGTTGCTAGGGCCCCCTGCGACAGCAGTGCCTGAGTTGCCGGGGCCCTCAGCGACATCAGTGCCACAGTTGTCGCAGGAATTGCCAGGGCTTCCAGCACCATCCGTGGGGTTGGAGCCACCACAGGAGGTACCAGAGCCACCTGTGATGGCACAGGAGTTGCCAGGGCTGCCTGCGGTGACAGCAGCAGTAGAGTTGCCAGGGCAGCCTGCGGTAACAGTAGCAATGGAGTTGACCGAACAACCTGTGACGACGTCAGAGTTGGAGCAGCCTGTGGGGATGACAACGGTGGAACATCCTGGGCCGCCTGAGGTGACAACGGCAACAGGGTTGCTGGGGCAGCCTGAGGCAGCAATGGTGCTGGAGTTGCCAGGACAGCCAGTGGCAACGACAGCGCTGGAGTTGCCAGGGCAGCCTTCGGTGACTGGGGTGCCAGAGTTGCCAGGGCTGCCTTCGGCAACTAGGGCACTGGAGTTGTCAGGGCAGCCTGTGGCAACTGGGGCACTGGAGTTGCCTGGGCAGCTCATGGCAACTGGGGCACTGGAGTTCTCGGGGCAGTCTGGGGCAGCTGGAGCACTGGAGCTTTTGGGGCAGCCTCTGGCAACAGGGGTGCTGGAGttgccagggcagcctggggcacCAGAGTTGCCTGGGCAGCCTGTGGCAACTGTGGCGCTGGAGATCTCTGTTCAGTCTGTGGTGACAACGGAGCTGTCAACGATGACCGTGTCGCAGTCCCTGGAGGTGCCCTCGACGACAGCGCTGGAGTCCTATAATACGGTAGCACAGGAGCTGCCTACTACATTAGTGGGGGAGACTTCTGTAACAGTAGGAGTGGATCCCTTGATGGCCCAGGAATCCCATATGTTAGCTTCTAACACCATGGAGACCCATATGTTAGCGTCCAACACCATGGATTCCCAAATGCTAGCGTCCAACACCATGGATTCCCAGATGCTAGCGTCCAACACTATGGATTCCCAGATGTTAGCCTCTAGCACCATGGACTCCCAGATGTTAGCAACTAGCTCCATGGACTCCCAGATGTTAGCAACTAGCTCCATGGACTCCCAGATGTTAGCAACCAGCTCCATGGACTCTCAGATGTTAGCAACCAGCTCCATGGACTCCCAGATGTTAGCAACCAGTTCCATGGACTCTCAGATGTTAGCAACCAGTTCCATGGACTCCCAGATGTTAGCAACCAGCTCCATGGACTCCCAGATGTTAGCAACCAGCACCATGGATTCCCAGATGTTAGCAACCAGCACTATGGACTCCCAGATGTTAGCTACTAGCTCTATGGATTCTCAGATGTTAGCATCAGGCACTATGGACTCTCAAATGTTAGCCTCCGGCACCATGGATGCTCAGATGTTGGCATCAGGTACCATGGATGCCCAGATGTTAGCATCTAGTACCCAAGATTCTTCTATGTTGGGTTCAAAATCTCCCGATCCCTACAGGTTAGCTCAGGATCCTTACAGGTTAGCTCAGGATCCCTATAGGTTAGGTCATGACCCTTACAGATTAGGTCATGATGCTTACAGATTAGGGCAAGATCCCTATAGATTAGGCCATGATCCCTACAGACTAACTCCTGATCCCTATAGGATGTCACCTAGACCCTATAGGATAGCACCCAGGTCTTATAGAATAGCCCCCAGGCCATATAGGTTAGCACCAAGACCCCTGATGTTGGCATCTAGACGTTCTATGATGATGTCCTATGCTGCAGAACGTTCCATGATGTCATCTTACGAACGCTCCATGATGTCCTATGAGCGGTCTATGATGTCCCCTATGGCTGAGCGCTCTATGATGTCAGCTTATGAGCGCTCTATGATGTCAGCCTATGAGCGCTCTATGATGTCCCCTATGGCTGAGCGCTCTATGATGTCTGCTTACGAACGCTCTATGATGTCAGCTTACGAGCGCTCCATGATGTCCCCAATGGCTGACCGATCTATGATGTCCATGGGTGCCGACCGGTCTATGATGTCGTCATACTCTGCTGCTGACCGGTCTATGATGTCATCGTACTCTGCAGCTGACCGATCTATGATGTCATCTTACACTGCTGATCGTTCAATGATGTCTATGGCAGCTGATTCTTACACCGATTCTTATACTGATACATACACGGAGGCATATATGGTGCCACCTTTGCCTCCTGAAGAGCCTCCAACAATGCCACCATTACCACCTGAGGAGCCACCAATGACACCACCATTGCCTCCTGAGGAACCACCAGAGGGTCCAGCATTACCTACTGAGCAGTCAGCATTAACCGCTGAAAATACTTGGCCTACTGAGGTGCCAGCATTACCTCCTGAAGAGTCTGTGTCGCTGTCTGAACCTTCTGTGAGTCAAAGTGAGATGTCAGAGCCTTCGGCATTGCCTGCTAATTATTCAGTGTCAGCATCAGATCCTTCAGTGTTAGCATCAGAGGCTGCTGTGACTGTTCCAGAACCACCGTTAGAGCCAGAGTCTTCGGTTACAGCAACACCTGTAGAGTCTGCTGTAGTAGCAGAAGAACATCAAATTGTTCCAGAGAGAGCAGTGACTTACATGGTATCTGAAACTCCCATAATGTCAGCTGAACCAACTGTATTAACATCAGAGCCTTCAGTTATGTCTGAGACAGCAGAAACTTTTGATTCCATGAAAGCTTCAGGACATGTTGCCTCAgaggtatctctctctctcctggagcCAGCTGCAACTAATCCGGAGCCATCACAGAACACTCTAGAGCTGCCAGCCATGACTGTTTCAGAGCTACCAGCTGTGGCTGTTCCACAGCCACCAACTGTGACTGTTCCAGAGCCCCCAACTGTGGCTGTCTTGGAGACCCCAGCTGTGGCTATCCCAGATCCAATAGCTGTGGCTGTCTCTGACCCAGTAGCTGTGGCTGTTCCAGAACCACCTGTTGAAGCTGTCCCAGAGACCTTGGCCTTGGCTGAATCAGAGCATGTTACCATTCCTGTGCCAGTTTCTGCCCTGGAGCCTACTGTGCCTGTACTGGAACCAGTAGTGTCAGTCCCTCAACCTAATACAGTTGTATCAGAACCATCTGTTTCTGTCCAAGAATCCACTGTGATAATTTCAGAGCCTGCTGTCACTGTCTCAGAACAGACCCAAGTAATACCAGATGAGATGGTTTTAGAGTCTACACCAATGATACTGGAGCCGACTGTTATAAAAGGAGTGAATATATTACCTGGGGATCAAAATCTTGCTCCAGAGATTGGCATACAGGAGATTCCCATGCATTCAGATGAAGAGCCACATGCTGAAGGACACCTGAAGAATGACCCTTATGAAAGTGAAAATGGTACAAATATAGAACTTAATGTAAATAATCACTTAGTTGCTAAAGAGATGGAACAAAATACAGTGTCTGCTGCCAGCACTGGTGCTGTTGATGAAATTGGTGAAGGGAATATTTTGTCCATCAGTGAGACTAAACAATGCACAGTATTGGATACCTGCTCTAGTGTTAGTGAAGCTGATGGAGGAACTCTATCTTCTGCTGGTCCCCTTGCTCTTGAACCTGATGCAATGGGAACTAGTAAGGGTATTGAATTTGCCACAGAATCTGCTCTCAGTTCAGTTAATAAATATGATGTTGAAGTATCCTTAACTACTCAAGATACTGAACATGACATGATAATTTCCACTAGTCCTAGTGGTGGTAGTGAAGCTGACATAGAGGGACCTTTGCCTGCTAAGGACATTCATCTTGATTTACCATCAAATAACTTTATGAGTAAGGATGCAGAAGGACCATTGCCTATAAAAGAGTGTGACCAGACATTGGCAGTTGCTCTCAGTCCTAAAGAAAGTAGTGGAGAAGATAAAGAAGTGACTCTCCCTACTAAAGAGATACTGTCGGATTCAGGATTTTCTGCTAATATTGATGATATTAATGAAGCAGATTTAGTGAGACCATTACTTCCTAAGGATATGGAACGTCTTACAAGCCTTAGAGCTGGTATTGAAGGACCTTTACTTGCAAGTGAGGTTGAACGTGACAAATCTGCTGCCAGTCCGGTTGTAATCAGTATACCAGAGAGAGCTTCAGAGTCTTCCTCAGAGGAAAAAGATGATTATGAAATTTTTGTAAAAGTTAAGGACACACatgagaaaagtaagaaaaacaagaaccgggacaaaggtgagaaagagaagaaaagagactcTTCATTAAGATCTCGAAGTAAGCGTTCCAAGTCTTCTGAACATAAATCACGCAAGCGTACCAGCGAATCTCGTTCTAGGGCAAGGAAGAGATCATCTAAGTCCAAGTCTCATCGTTCTCAAACACGTTCAAGGTCCCGTTCAAGacgcaggaggaggagcagcagatcAAGGTCAAAGTCCAGAGGAAGGCGCTCTGTATCAAAAGAGAAGCGTAAAAGATCTCCAAAGCACAGGTCGAAgtccagggaaagaaaaagaaaaagatcaagttCTAGGGATAACCGGAAAACAGTTAGAGCTCGCAGTCGCACCCCAAGTCGTCGGAGTCGGAGTCACACTCCCAGTCGCCGAAGAAGATCTAGatctgtggggaggaggagcttTAGTATTTCCCCGAGTCGCCGGAGCCGCACCCCGAGCCGCCGAAGCCGCACCCCGAGCCGCCGGAGCCGAACCCCAAGCCGCCGGAGCCGTACCCCGAGCCGCCGAAGCCGCACCCCGAGCCGCCGGAGAAGATCAAGGTCTGTGGTAAGGAGACGAAGCTTTAGTATCTCACCAGTAAGATTAAGGAGATCACGAACACCCTTGAGAAGAAGGTTCAGCAGATCTCCCATCCGTCGTAAACGATCCAGGTCTTCTGAAAGAGGCAGATCACCTAAACGTCTGACAGATTTGA aTAAGGCTCAATTACTTGAAATAGCCAAAGCTAATGCAGCTGCCATGTGTGCTAAGGCTGGTGTTCCTTTACCGCCAAACCTAAAGCCTGCACCTCCACCCACAATAGAAGAGAAAGTTGCTAAAAAATCAGGAGGAGCTACTATAGAAGAACTAACTGAG TTTTAG